The following proteins are encoded in a genomic region of Neomonachus schauinslandi chromosome 7, ASM220157v2, whole genome shotgun sequence:
- the CAPSL gene encoding calcyphosin-like protein, which yields MAGTARHDREMAIQAKKKLTTATDPIERLRLQCLARGSAGIKGLGRVFRIMDDNNNRTLDFKEFVKGLNDYAVVMEKEEAEELFRRFDKDGNGTIDFNEFLLTLRPPMSRARKEVVMQAFRKLDKTGDGVITIEDLREVYNAKHHPKYQNGEWTEEQVFRKFLDNFDSPYDKDGLVTPEEFMNYYAGVSASIDTDVYFIVVMRTAWKL from the exons ATGGCAGGGACAGCACGCCACGATCGGGAGATGGCGATCCAGGCCAAGAAAAAGCTCACCACGGCCACCGACCCCATTGAAAGACTCCGACTGCAGTGCCTGGCCAGGGGCTCTGCAGGCATCAAAGGACTTGGCAG aGTGTTTCGAATTATGGATGACAATAATAACCGAACCCTTGACTTCAAAGAATTTGTGAAAGGGCTAAATGATTATGCTGTGGTCATGGAaaaggaggaggcagaagagcTCTTCCGGAGGTTTGATAAAGATGGAAATGGAACAATAGACTTCAATGAATTTCTTCTTACATTAAGA CCTCCAATGTCTAGAGCCAGAAAAGAGGTAGTTATGCAAGCTTTTAGGAAGTTAGACAAGACTGGAGACGGAGTTATAACAATTGAAGATCTTCGGGAGGTATATAACGCAAAACACCACCCTAAGTATCAAAATGGAGAATGGACCGAGGAACAAGTGTTCAGGAAATTTCTGGATAACTTTGATTCACCCTATGACAAAGATGGACTG GTGACCCCCGAGGAGTTTATGAACTACTATGCAGGGGTGAGCGCATCCATTGACACCGACGTGTATTTCATTGTCGTGATGAGAACTGCCTGGAAGCTCTAA